One genomic segment of Dehalococcoidia bacterium includes these proteins:
- the purL gene encoding phosphoribosylformylglycinamidine synthase subunit PurL, whose amino-acid sequence MSVDQRLLEAIALSRAEYDLIVRRLGREPNRLELGMFGALWSEHCGYKHSRPLLRRLPADAPWVLTRRGEENAGAVDVGGGLCAVFKIESHNHPSAIEPYQGAATGVGGIVRDILAMGARPIAILDSLRFGPLVERRNRYLFQGVVAGIGGYGNCLGIPTVGGEIYFEEAYSQNPLVNAMCVGVAPREKLVRARAEGPGNLLMLVGADTGRDGIHGASGLASRTDPSARFEELRPAVQVGNPFLEKLLVEACLDLAWNHPDWMVGIQDLGAAGLTAATVEAAARAGSGVVLDVARVPRREAGMDPYEVMLSESQERMLVVVRRGYEEKVAALFQRWEVPWAIVGQVTDDGLVRVLDGGRQVACLPVSLLTDPPLYEGRGEMPPELAPLRSYDLASLPDVRDPRQVLLRLLGSANLCSRRWVYRQYDQSVLTNTVVEAGADAAVLRLRGTPGGIAVTTDGNGRYCYLDPEAGGAIAVAEAARNVVAVGARPLAVTDCLNFGDPDRPHVYWQMEGVIEGMAAACRALGVPVVSGNVSLYNETEGRAVYPTPVVGMLGLIEDLARFPRPGSARPGDEVWLLGPGPSLDVDSLAGSEYLKDVHGLVAGRPRIDLELEVRVQRAALAAMAEGLVRCAHDCSDGGLAVALAELCLREEVGLLATGFAPGRRVDAALFGEAQSRLVLVCPPEAGERLAAVAAAHGVPLSRLGRLEGQRLVLGAYLDVPLAALRDAYEGGLERALLSAAR is encoded by the coding sequence ATGAGCGTCGACCAGCGCCTCCTGGAGGCCATCGCTCTCAGCCGCGCCGAGTACGACCTCATCGTCCGCCGCCTGGGGCGCGAGCCCAACCGTCTGGAACTGGGCATGTTCGGTGCCCTCTGGAGCGAGCACTGCGGCTACAAGCACTCGCGGCCCCTTCTCAGGCGACTGCCTGCCGATGCCCCCTGGGTGCTGACCCGTCGCGGCGAAGAAAACGCCGGCGCTGTGGACGTGGGCGGCGGCCTCTGCGCCGTGTTCAAGATCGAGTCCCACAACCATCCCTCGGCCATCGAGCCGTACCAGGGCGCGGCCACCGGGGTGGGGGGCATCGTCCGCGATATCCTGGCCATGGGGGCTCGCCCCATCGCTATCCTGGACTCCCTGCGCTTCGGACCCCTGGTTGAGCGCCGCAACCGCTACCTCTTTCAGGGCGTGGTGGCGGGAATTGGCGGCTACGGCAACTGCCTGGGCATACCCACCGTGGGGGGAGAAATCTACTTCGAGGAGGCCTACAGCCAGAATCCCCTGGTCAACGCCATGTGCGTGGGGGTGGCGCCTCGCGAGAAGCTGGTGCGGGCGCGGGCCGAAGGCCCGGGCAATCTGCTCATGCTGGTGGGAGCCGACACCGGCCGCGACGGTATACACGGGGCATCGGGCCTCGCCTCTCGCACCGACCCCTCGGCCCGGTTCGAGGAGCTGCGACCCGCTGTCCAGGTGGGCAACCCCTTCCTGGAGAAGCTGCTGGTGGAGGCCTGCCTGGACCTGGCCTGGAACCACCCCGACTGGATGGTGGGGATCCAGGACCTGGGGGCGGCGGGCCTTACGGCTGCCACGGTGGAGGCGGCGGCCCGGGCCGGCTCCGGCGTGGTGCTGGACGTGGCCCGGGTGCCCCGTCGCGAGGCGGGCATGGACCCCTACGAGGTGATGCTGTCCGAGTCCCAGGAGCGGATGCTGGTGGTGGTGCGCCGAGGCTACGAGGAGAAGGTGGCCGCCCTCTTCCAGCGCTGGGAGGTGCCCTGGGCCATCGTGGGGCAGGTCACCGACGACGGCCTGGTGCGGGTGCTGGACGGCGGCCGCCAGGTAGCCTGCCTGCCGGTCTCTCTGCTGACCGACCCTCCCCTTTACGAGGGGCGCGGCGAGATGCCCCCCGAGCTGGCTCCCCTGCGCTCCTACGACCTGGCGTCCCTGCCTGACGTCCGCGACCCTCGGCAAGTCCTCTTGCGGCTGCTGGGCAGCGCCAACCTTTGCTCGCGGCGCTGGGTCTACCGCCAGTACGACCAGTCGGTGCTGACCAACACGGTAGTGGAGGCCGGGGCCGATGCCGCCGTGCTGCGCCTGCGGGGCACCCCGGGGGGCATCGCCGTGACCACTGACGGCAATGGCCGCTACTGCTATCTGGACCCCGAGGCCGGCGGCGCCATCGCCGTGGCCGAGGCGGCCCGCAACGTGGTGGCGGTGGGCGCTCGCCCCTTGGCCGTCACCGACTGCCTTAATTTCGGCGACCCGGACCGCCCCCACGTCTACTGGCAGATGGAGGGGGTGATCGAGGGGATGGCTGCTGCCTGCCGTGCCCTGGGGGTGCCGGTGGTGTCGGGCAACGTCAGCCTCTACAACGAGACGGAGGGCCGCGCCGTGTACCCCACACCGGTGGTCGGGATGCTGGGCCTCATCGAGGACCTGGCCCGTTTCCCCCGTCCGGGCAGCGCCCGACCTGGCGATGAGGTCTGGCTGTTGGGGCCAGGCCCCTCCCTGGATGTCGACTCCCTGGCCGGCAGCGAGTACCTGAAGGACGTCCACGGGCTGGTGGCTGGCCGCCCCCGCATCGACCTGGAGCTGGAGGTCCGTGTCCAGCGGGCGGCCCTGGCGGCCATGGCCGAGGGGCTGGTGCGCTGCGCCCACGACTGCTCCGATGGCGGCCTGGCCGTGGCCCTGGCTGAGCTGTGCCTGCGGGAGGAGGTGGGTCTACTGGCAACCGGTTTCGCTCCGGGGAGGAGGGTCGACGCCGCCCTCTTTGGCGAGGCCCAGTCCCGTCTGGTGCTGGTCTGCCCACCGGAGGCGGGCGAAAGGCTCGCCGCCGTCGCTGCTGCTCACGGTGTGCCCCTGTCGCGACTCGGGCGGCTGGAGGGCCAGAGACTGGTGCTGGGGGCCTATCTGGACGTGCCTCTGGCGGCCCTGCGGGACGCCTACGAGGGCGGCCTGGAGCGGGCCTTGCTCTCCGCAGCCCGTTAA
- a CDS encoding DUF309 domain-containing protein, with amino-acid sequence MAKKGPKPPLTGTPTARDPEALADAVRQFNSWRFWDCHETLEELWQQEETALADLYQGLIKAAAGFHHLLRRNGRGARLLLSGALSLLAPFPPRCLGLDLEGLREGIGRCMEHLDALGEEGVGRFDLSLIPAIDYRPEEGHGAA; translated from the coding sequence ATGGCCAAAAAGGGACCCAAGCCACCTCTCACGGGGACGCCCACGGCCCGCGACCCCGAGGCCCTGGCAGACGCTGTGCGCCAGTTCAACTCCTGGCGCTTCTGGGACTGCCACGAGACCCTGGAGGAGCTTTGGCAACAGGAGGAGACAGCCCTTGCCGACCTCTATCAGGGGCTCATCAAGGCGGCGGCCGGCTTTCATCACCTGCTCCGTCGCAACGGGCGTGGCGCCCGCCTCCTCCTCTCGGGCGCCCTCTCCCTCCTGGCCCCCTTCCCGCCGCGCTGTCTCGGCCTCGACCTGGAGGGGCTGCGAGAGGGCATCGGTCGTTGCATGGAGCACCTGGACGCCCTGGGCGAGGAGGGGGTCGGTCGCTTCGACCTCTCCCTCATTCCCGCCATAGACTACCGACCGGAGGAGGGCCATGGCGCCGCGTGA
- a CDS encoding alpha/beta hydrolase — protein MAPREGTVTVNGLRLHYLDWGGEGPAIVLHHATSLHAWVWHPIAQRLVARGRVLAYDARGHGDSDKPASDYGWNRFARDLVGFIEALQLGPATLVGHSSGGTAALACAAWRPELVTRIVALEPVLVPPQVEGRVPGHRQLSEGARRRRTVWPSLEAAARHLRQREAYAHWREDVLRLYLEKGTFLRPDGQVELKMSGELEAQVYEGRPALDIWPLLSSVRCPVLLVMGRSPSPGLDVGIREAARHLPDARLEQMAAGSHFFPQELPEETAGIIEAFLDEA, from the coding sequence ATGGCGCCGCGTGAGGGCACCGTGACCGTCAACGGCCTGCGTCTCCACTATCTGGACTGGGGAGGCGAGGGGCCGGCCATCGTCCTGCATCACGCCACCAGCCTCCATGCCTGGGTATGGCATCCCATCGCCCAGCGTTTGGTCGCTCGCGGCCGCGTCCTGGCCTACGATGCCCGCGGCCACGGCGACTCCGACAAGCCGGCCTCCGACTACGGCTGGAATCGCTTTGCCCGCGACCTGGTGGGCTTCATCGAGGCGCTGCAGCTGGGGCCGGCCACGCTGGTGGGACACTCCAGCGGCGGCACCGCTGCCCTGGCCTGCGCCGCCTGGCGTCCCGAACTGGTGACCCGCATCGTCGCTCTGGAGCCGGTATTGGTGCCGCCCCAGGTGGAGGGGCGCGTCCCTGGCCACCGACAGCTCTCGGAGGGCGCCCGCCGCCGCCGGACCGTCTGGCCCAGCCTGGAAGCGGCAGCGCGTCACCTGCGCCAGCGGGAAGCCTACGCTCACTGGCGGGAGGATGTCCTCCGCCTGTACCTCGAGAAGGGCACCTTCCTCAGGCCAGACGGCCAGGTGGAGCTGAAGATGAGCGGCGAGCTGGAGGCTCAGGTATACGAGGGCCGCCCTGCCCTGGACATCTGGCCCCTGCTGTCGTCCGTCCGCTGCCCGGTGCTCCTGGTCATGGGCCGAAGCCCCAGCCCCGGGCTGGACGTGGGGATCCGGGAGGCGGCCCGCCACCTGCCCGATGCCCGGCTGGAGCAGATGGCCGCCGGCAGCCATTTCTTCCCCCAGGAGCTGCCCGAGGAGACGGCGGGCATCATCGAGGCCTTCCTGGACGAGGCATGA
- the dut gene encoding dUTP diphosphatase, which translates to MKDAPLLRVKRLRPGARLPSRATEGSAGLDLYACLEGELTLGPDPVLVPTGIAIELPPGYEAQVRPRSGLSAQGVAVAFGTIDADYRGEVLVTMYTVGTRPPYTVRHGDRIAQLVVARVEAPRIEEAEELSPTGRGPGGHGSTGR; encoded by the coding sequence ATGAAGGACGCCCCCCTCCTGAGGGTGAAGCGGCTGCGTCCCGGCGCTCGCCTGCCGTCCCGCGCCACCGAGGGGTCGGCCGGCCTGGACCTCTATGCCTGTCTGGAGGGGGAGCTGACGCTGGGGCCCGACCCGGTGCTGGTGCCTACCGGCATCGCTATCGAGCTGCCGCCGGGCTACGAGGCCCAGGTGCGGCCTCGGTCGGGGCTTTCGGCCCAGGGGGTGGCCGTGGCCTTCGGCACTATAGACGCCGACTACCGGGGGGAGGTGCTGGTGACGATGTATACCGTCGGGACCAGGCCCCCCTACACCGTCCGTCACGGAGACCGCATCGCCCAGCTGGTGGTGGCACGGGTGGAGGCCCCCCGGATAGAGGAGGCCGAGGAGCTATCGCCCACAGGCCGCGGCCCCGGCGGCCACGGCTCCACCGGCCGCTGA